TGGCCCGAGCTGGACGTCTCGTCCATGGCCGTCATCGGGCGCCTGCTCCGCGCGGCGCGGCTGACGGAAGAGGTCCTGGCGGACCGGCTGCGGCGCCGGGAGGGCAGGACCATCGCCAACGTGGGAGACATGGACCTGCTGCTGGCACTTCGCCGGGCAGCACCTTCTTACGCGCTGACTCCCGGCCAGCTCATGCGGTCCCTGATCGTGTCGTCGGCGGGACTCAGTGGCCGGCTCAACCGGTTGGAGCGTGAGGGCTGGATCACCCGCACCATCTCGCCGGAAGACCGGCGCAGTACACGGGTCAGTCTGACGGAGCAGGCGCTGGCGGAGCTGGACACTCGCATCGAGGCACTTTTCGCCCTGGAACGGGAGCTCGTGTCCGTGCTGGAGCCCGACGAGCGGGCCACCGTCGCCCGAGCCTTGCGCAAGCTGCTGCTCAGCCTCGAATCGGCCCCCTGAGCCGCCCGAGACCGCCGAGGACGTTGCGGCTGCTGAGGGCCGTGAGGCTCCCGGGGCTGCTGTGCTGAGGTCAGCCGGCGGTGCCGATGAGCACCACGACGCACAGGCCGAGTATCAGGACCGTGATGAGGGTCGTCGCGGCGTACGCGCCACGGCGCAGCTGCGCATAGCGCTTGGCATGGTGCTCCTCCACCGCCGTGAGGTGGTCGGTCAGGTGCTGCGTCATCGATCGGGAGACGCGCAGCTGCTCCTCCACGTACCACCCCTCGATCTCGGCCCTCTGGGTATCGCTCAGCCCGGCCACGCGTCCGGCGAAGTCGGCCGCGCGGCGGTGAGCGGTACGTCGGTGCGCTTCCCAGTACAGGAATCCTTCGATGTCGGTCAGGCCGCGTTCGGCCTCGTCGCTGGTGTTCACAGGGTCCTCGGGACAGGGAACGGCTCGTCGATGTGCACCCGCGGCAGGGTGCCGGAGTGCACGGCGCTGCCTGACAGAACTGCTCGTTCGACATGTCCGGTCGGCCCGGCCGACTCCGCGCACCCAGCATATCTCGCTCGCGAGAGAAGTAGAGCGAGGGCTTTGTCAGCGATGGTGTCACATCGTGTGCCTGACAACGGATGAAACGAACGAGCCCGGATCTCTGCGGACGTCCACTGCGTTCCCGTCCCGGGCGCCACTCGCTTCCTCTAGGGCTGACGCTGAAGCCAGTCCTCGTAGCGTGTGGTGGCAAGTTCGGCGTCCTCCGGCGCCAGCAGCACGCTTCTGCGGGTCACGGCGAACATGCCGGCCTCTTCGTCCGTGACCACATGGCGGCCGTCGGGGCGGGCCGCCAGCGTGATCCGGCCCAGTTCGTCGAGCGGGTGCACCTCGGGCCCGGCGATGTTGCGGATGCCCTGCACCGGATCGCCCGTGGCGGCCTTCACGACCGCCGTGGCGACGTCGGCGGAAGCCATCGGCTGCACGGGCGTGGAGGGCAGCCGAACGGTGTCACCCTCGGTCGTCCAGGACATGATCGCGCCGACGAACTCGTAGAACTGCGTAGCACGCACGATCGTGTACGGCGTCGGCCCGTCCCGGAGGATGTTCTCCTGGAGGGCCTTGGCCCGGTAGTAGGCGAGCTCGGGCACCTGGTCCACGCCGACGATCGAGACGATCACATGATGGCCCACGCCGGCCGCCTTCGCTGCCGCTCCGATGTTGGTCATCGCGGTTTCGAAGAAGCCGATGGAGGATTCGTCGAACACCGGGGAGTTCGTCAGGTTGATCACCACCTCGGAACCCTCCACGGCCTCCTTCAGGCCCTTGTCGCCGATCACGTCGACTCCGGTGGAAAGGGATGCGGACACGACGTCGTGGCCGGCCTCTGTCAACCGCTGGACCACCTGCGACCCGATAAGACCGCTTCCCCCCAGCACTGTGAACCTCATGACGCACCTTTTCGCCGAGCTGTTGAATCTTCGCCGAGCTGTTGGATCTTCGCCGAGCTGTTGGAGGTTTGAGGACAATCCGAGAGCGGAGGCCGACCTCTGGTGTGCGCCGCACGGCGCATGCCGGGAAGGCAAAGGCAGGCGCTGTGCCGTAAGTCGGCCCGGTCGGATTCTCCTGCGGAGCCGGCTCGGCCCAGCCGTGACGTGCCCACCGCGGCCGGTGTCTCCGGAGCCCGCGGACGAAACTCCTTTCTGCGACCACCGTATCCCTGCTGGGGCGAGACGCACGCCGATCACCGGCCGTGGGGGCGCAGACTCTCACCGACGGCCGAGGGTGGTCCTGAATCACATTCCGTGCCGGAGCCACGAAGGGTCACCACGACCGCGATCATGAACGGCCGCGGGTGATGTGTTCCCTCCGGGACCAATGGTTCCACCCGGACGAAGCTTCGAACCGGATGGCGCCGTCGACCGCATGCCCGAAAGCCGGCCCTGAGTGCCGATGCGGCGGAAGCCCGGGGTGACCGGGCGGCCACTCGACGCGCAGGGTCATCGCCAAAGCACCCTCGGGAAGGAAAGGCGGACTCACTTCCTGAAGCATCGTCAGGGAGTTCTGAATCGAGCTCAGGTCAACGATGGTGGGCTCTCTTCGGACATCACGAACACACCTCCTTGCTCTTACCCGGAGCGGCTGACCGTTTCGTCGGCTGCTACCTGCTGCGGGCACCATGTCCAGGCTCTGTCCTGCCGCCCTTTTCCGTAAGCCGGGCCATGGAGGGCTGGGCATCGCGGCGACCGCGTCCGGGATGACGGACAACACGGTGTCACGTAATCGTGGCTTGTCCGGTCTCACACAGTCGGAATGAGATGGCGCGCTGAGTGCGTCATCCGCCGACCTGAGAAGCGAGGACTTCCCATGGCTCTGAATCACGAGCTCGCCAACACCGGGATCGTTGCCACCCCGACCCCGAGCGCAGACCTTCTGACCCCGGACAACTCGGTGTTCCTGTTCGTCGACCACCAGCCGCAGATGTTTTTCGGCGTCGGCAGCGGCGACCGGACGGCGATCGTGAATGCCACCGTCGGACTGGCCAAGACCGCCAAGGCGTTCGACATCCCGGTCATTCTGAGCACCGTTGCGGCGGAGACCTTCTCCGGTCCCCTCATCCCCCAGCTCGCCGAGGTCTTCCCCGAGCAGCCGGTCATCGACCGCTCCACGATGAATCCTTGGGAGGACGGCACCTTCATCGATGCGGTCAATGCCACCGGCCGCAAGAAGATCGTCCTGTCGGGCCTGTGGACGGAGGTGTGCGTGGTCCTGCCCACCCTCTCCGCGCTTGCCCAGGGTTACGAGGTGTACGTCGTCGCCGACGCCTGCGGCGGTATGACGCCCGAGGCCCACGCACACGCTCTCCAGCGCATGGCCAAGGCCGGCGCCTGCACCGTCGACTGGATCCCGGTCCTGCTGGAGCTGCAGCGGGACTGGGCCCGCACCGAGACGTACGACGCCGTCGTCGACATCGCCAAGGAGCACGACGGCGCCTACGGCCTCGGACTCGTCTACGCGCAGAAGTTCATCGGCGCCAACGCCGCAGGCTGATCCATCCGAACCTGCCAGGCCGGGGCCGGAGGTATTCCGCCCCGGCCTGGCGGCCCACAGACCCCGACGGCCGACCGAGACCGACGGGCTGTCAGCCCACGGCGGCCTCGTGTCCCAACGGACACAACACACCGTTCGAAGGAGCCAACCCGCTGTGAACAGCACCCCCGGCACCCACGGTCCCAGGTTCGGACTCGTTCACGGCGATCGACTGCCCGTCGCGCTCACCGCACTCACCGTCGTCACCGGACTCATCGACGCGATCAGCTATCTCGGACTCGGCCAGGTCTTCACCGCGAACATGACCGGCAACGTCGTCATCATCGGGTTCGCAGCGGCCGGGGCACCGGGCTTCTCGCTCCTTGCCTCCCTGGTCTCCCTCGCGGCGTTCCTCGGTGGAGCGGTCGTCGCCGGCCGCCTGGAACTGGCCTTGCGGCAGCGTCCTCGCCACCGCTGGGTCGGCATCTCGCTGGCCGCCGAGGCAGTGCTCCTGCTCACGGCCGCGGCCGTGGCGTTCGCCGTCCCGCACCAGGCGCGCTATCCGCTGATCGTCCTGACGGCGGTGGCCATGGGCATACGCAACGGCACCGTACGCAAGCTGGCGGTCCCCGACATGACCACCACCGTGCTCACCCTCACCGTCACCGGACTGGCCTCCGACTCCTCGCTCGCGGGCGGCCCCAATCCCCGGGTTGCCCGCCGCGTGATCGCGGTCCTCGCCATACTCGCCGGCGCCCTGCTGGGGGCCTGGCTCGTGCTGCATCACGGACTGGGCTGGCCCCTGCTGATCAGCGCCGTGAGCGTCGCGGCCACGGCCCTCGCCCTCCTCCGCGATCCCGCTGGGGAACCCCGCAGCGCCTGACCGGACCGTACACCGCGGGCGACGGACAGGACTCCACGACCGGAACGCACTCACCGGCACCCCACCGCCACACCTCTTCGACGACTTTCGGAAGATTTTCATGACTACGATTCCCGTCGGCGGGCTGGTCCCCGTCGCCACCGACGAGGCCGCCGACCTGGTGGTCCGCAACGCCAAGGTCCACACCGCCGACCCCGCCCGCCCGCAGGCCGGGGCGGTCGCCATCCGGGACGGCCGCATCACCGCCGTCGGCGACGACGCCGCCATGGCACCGCTTGTCGGGCCACGGACCCGGGTGGTCGACGCACTGGGCCGCCGGGTCGTGCCCGGCCTCAACGACGCCCACCTGCACGTCATCCGCGGCGGACTCAACTACGTCCTCGAGCTGCGCTGGGACGGCGTGCCGTCACTGCGGCAGGCGCTGGCGATGCTGCGCGAGCAGGCGGGCCGTACCCCCAAGGGGCAGTGGGTTCGGGTGGTGGGCGGCTGGAGCGCGGACCAGTTCGCCGAACGCCGCCTGCCCACGGTCTCGGAACTGAACGCGGCGGCCCCGGACACTCCCGTCTTCGTGCTGCACCTGTACCAGTCCGCGATCCTCAACCGCGCCGCG
This region of Streptomyces chromofuscus genomic DNA includes:
- a CDS encoding hydrolase produces the protein MALNHELANTGIVATPTPSADLLTPDNSVFLFVDHQPQMFFGVGSGDRTAIVNATVGLAKTAKAFDIPVILSTVAAETFSGPLIPQLAEVFPEQPVIDRSTMNPWEDGTFIDAVNATGRKKIVLSGLWTEVCVVLPTLSALAQGYEVYVVADACGGMTPEAHAHALQRMAKAGACTVDWIPVLLELQRDWARTETYDAVVDIAKEHDGAYGLGLVYAQKFIGANAAG
- a CDS encoding SDR family oxidoreductase, translated to MRFTVLGGSGLIGSQVVQRLTEAGHDVVSASLSTGVDVIGDKGLKEAVEGSEVVINLTNSPVFDESSIGFFETAMTNIGAAAKAAGVGHHVIVSIVGVDQVPELAYYRAKALQENILRDGPTPYTIVRATQFYEFVGAIMSWTTEGDTVRLPSTPVQPMASADVATAVVKAATGDPVQGIRNIAGPEVHPLDELGRITLAARPDGRHVVTDEEAGMFAVTRRSVLLAPEDAELATTRYEDWLQRQP
- a CDS encoding YoaK family protein, with the protein product MNSTPGTHGPRFGLVHGDRLPVALTALTVVTGLIDAISYLGLGQVFTANMTGNVVIIGFAAAGAPGFSLLASLVSLAAFLGGAVVAGRLELALRQRPRHRWVGISLAAEAVLLLTAAAVAFAVPHQARYPLIVLTAVAMGIRNGTVRKLAVPDMTTTVLTLTVTGLASDSSLAGGPNPRVARRVIAVLAILAGALLGAWLVLHHGLGWPLLISAVSVAATALALLRDPAGEPRSA
- a CDS encoding MarR family winged helix-turn-helix transcriptional regulator, which gives rise to MSAKFEDEPSGGDSVDAMLRQSRLQWPELDVSSMAVIGRLLRAARLTEEVLADRLRRREGRTIANVGDMDLLLALRRAAPSYALTPGQLMRSLIVSSAGLSGRLNRLEREGWITRTISPEDRRSTRVSLTEQALAELDTRIEALFALERELVSVLEPDERATVARALRKLLLSLESAP